A single window of Archangium gephyra DNA harbors:
- a CDS encoding LysR family transcriptional regulator: MNWDDLRYLLTVERSGSLSAAARALGVVTSTVGRRMTALERRLGTRLLARVPEGVRLTPEGRALVRTAAAIESQLHSAERGLKREEGHLEGPVRVTTGDGFVAFLNPWLARFREQHPGVRVELSSDARLVDLARQEADLGVRTVRPKGDSLVARKVGQLAWRLYASARYLERAAPLRSAGDLAGHALVGFDAALSRMPQLRALEEWGAGRFVFRGNAAMAVAGAVVAHQGVAALPCALASLYPELRPVLPEVELPLEDVWLVASREARKVPRVRALMGFLAERFEESRSVMLGVR; encoded by the coding sequence ATGAACTGGGATGACCTCCGCTACCTCCTCACCGTGGAGCGCTCCGGCTCGCTGTCCGCGGCGGCGCGTGCGCTGGGCGTCGTCACGTCCACGGTGGGCCGGAGGATGACGGCGCTGGAGCGGCGCCTGGGCACGCGGTTGCTCGCCCGGGTCCCCGAGGGCGTCCGGCTGACACCCGAGGGCCGCGCGCTGGTGCGCACCGCCGCGGCCATCGAGTCGCAGCTGCACAGCGCCGAGCGCGGGCTGAAGCGCGAGGAGGGGCACCTCGAGGGGCCAGTGCGCGTGACGACGGGGGACGGCTTCGTCGCGTTCCTCAACCCCTGGCTGGCGCGCTTCCGGGAGCAGCACCCGGGCGTGCGCGTGGAGCTGTCCTCCGACGCGCGGCTGGTGGACCTGGCGCGCCAGGAGGCGGACCTGGGCGTGCGCACGGTGCGTCCCAAGGGCGACTCACTCGTGGCGCGCAAGGTGGGGCAGCTCGCCTGGAGGCTCTACGCCAGTGCCCGTTACCTGGAGCGCGCGGCGCCCCTGCGCTCGGCGGGGGACCTGGCGGGCCATGCGCTGGTGGGCTTCGACGCGGCGCTCTCGCGCATGCCGCAGCTGCGCGCGCTGGAGGAGTGGGGGGCGGGGCGCTTCGTCTTTCGCGGCAACGCGGCCATGGCCGTCGCGGGCGCGGTGGTGGCCCACCAGGGCGTGGCGGCCCTGCCGTGCGCGCTCGCCAGCCTCTACCCCGAGCTGCGGCCCGTGCTCCCGGAGGTGGAGCTGCCCCTGGAGGACGTGTGGCTGGTGGCCTCGCGCGAGGCCCGGAAGGTGCCTCGGGTGCGCGCGTTGATGGGCTTCCTCGCCGAGCGGTTCGAGGAGTCCCGCTCCGTCATGCTGGGCGTGCGCTGA
- a CDS encoding SDR family oxidoreductase, with amino-acid sequence MKTAFVTGSTGLLGNNLVRLLTSRGVRVKALVRSPERARKLLAGVPVELVQGDLEYVASFAPALRDTDVLFHTAAYFRDSYKGGSHDAGLLRINVGGTRDLLEAAYQQGVRRVVHTSSIAVLAPRPGHPLTDETMRREAQGEPDAYYRSKILADREVDAALERHPDLQASLVLPGFMNGPGDAGPTTAGQLVLDFLHGRLPGVINTRFAYVDARDVAAALVAAADKGLRGERYLAAGRDLHVGEALAVLSAVTGLPAPGRRVPDALLGTLALLNEAWARLSRRPVLVSWQGFRTLRRERTNTAFDSSKAERALGLRFRPLEETFRDAVEWFATHGYVDRARLPRSVGSLAVPPVPRVS; translated from the coding sequence ATGAAGACCGCATTCGTCACCGGCTCCACCGGCCTGCTCGGCAACAACCTCGTCCGCCTGCTCACCTCTCGCGGCGTGCGGGTGAAGGCCCTGGTCCGCTCGCCCGAGCGGGCCCGGAAGCTGCTGGCCGGCGTGCCGGTGGAGCTCGTCCAGGGCGACCTGGAATACGTGGCGTCCTTCGCGCCCGCCCTGCGGGACACCGACGTGCTCTTCCACACCGCCGCCTATTTCCGGGACAGCTACAAGGGCGGCAGTCACGACGCGGGCCTCCTGCGCATCAACGTGGGGGGCACGCGGGACCTGCTGGAGGCGGCGTACCAGCAGGGCGTGCGGCGGGTGGTCCACACCAGCTCCATCGCCGTGCTGGCTCCCCGCCCGGGCCACCCGCTCACCGACGAGACGATGCGGCGCGAGGCGCAGGGGGAGCCAGACGCCTACTACCGCTCGAAGATCCTCGCGGACCGGGAGGTGGACGCCGCCCTGGAGCGCCACCCGGACCTGCAGGCCTCGCTGGTGCTGCCGGGCTTCATGAACGGGCCGGGCGACGCGGGCCCCACGACGGCGGGACAGCTCGTCCTGGACTTCCTGCACGGCCGGCTGCCCGGCGTCATCAACACGCGCTTCGCCTACGTGGACGCGCGGGACGTGGCCGCCGCGCTGGTGGCCGCCGCCGACAAGGGCCTGCGTGGCGAGCGCTACCTGGCCGCCGGCAGGGATTTGCACGTGGGCGAGGCACTCGCGGTGCTCTCGGCGGTGACGGGCCTGCCGGCACCGGGGCGGCGAGTACCGGACGCACTGCTGGGCACGCTGGCGCTGCTGAACGAGGCCTGGGCCCGGCTCTCCCGGCGCCCGGTGCTGGTGAGCTGGCAGGGCTTCCGCACGCTGCGCCGCGAGCGCACGAACACCGCCTTCGACTCGTCCAAGGCCGAGCGCGCGCTGGGACTGCGCTTCCGGCCGCTCGAGGAGACCTTCCGGGATGCAGTGGAGTGGTTCGCCACGCACGGGTACGTGGACCGGGCTCGCCTGCCCCGGAGCGTGGGGAGCCTGGCCGTCCCGCCCGTGCCCCGGGTGTCCTGA
- a CDS encoding TVP38/TMEM64 family protein — MERAAEAPVSRGRTVAGWTVLGALLLTAILVPFFLWEDRIQAATTAFLQMPHSRWLIALALAGLLAADIVLPVPSSLVNLAAGSLLGLWSGTAVAWTGLMVSSVAGYLIGQGASATALARLVGNGEGRAVQASATFGHWGLVVCRGVPVLAEASVVLAGFNRMPFQRFLAVCALSNLGIAAAYSAIGAYAVDTGSFLVAFAGAICVPALGLFLTRKLRA, encoded by the coding sequence ATGGAAAGAGCGGCCGAGGCCCCCGTGTCCCGGGGACGCACAGTGGCGGGGTGGACCGTGCTGGGAGCACTGCTCCTGACGGCCATCCTGGTGCCCTTCTTCCTCTGGGAGGACCGCATCCAAGCGGCCACCACGGCCTTCCTCCAGATGCCCCACTCGCGGTGGCTCATCGCCCTGGCGCTGGCGGGGCTGCTGGCGGCGGACATCGTGCTGCCGGTGCCCTCCAGCCTCGTCAACCTGGCCGCGGGCAGCCTGTTGGGTCTGTGGAGCGGCACGGCGGTGGCGTGGACGGGCCTGATGGTGAGCTCGGTGGCGGGCTACCTCATCGGCCAGGGCGCCAGCGCCACCGCGCTCGCCCGGCTGGTGGGCAATGGCGAGGGGCGAGCGGTCCAGGCCAGCGCGACCTTTGGCCATTGGGGGCTGGTGGTGTGCCGGGGCGTGCCCGTCCTGGCCGAGGCCTCGGTGGTGCTCGCCGGATTCAACCGCATGCCCTTCCAGCGCTTCCTGGCCGTCTGCGCGCTGTCGAACCTGGGCATCGCCGCCGCCTACTCGGCCATTGGCGCCTACGCGGTGGACACCGGCTCGTTCCTCGTGGCCTTCGCCGGTGCCATCTGCGTGCCCGCCCTGGGCCTGTTCCTCACCCGGAAGCTCCGGGCGTAG
- a CDS encoding cytochrome C oxidase subunit IV family protein: protein MAKTRSTWGYVGVWVVLVVLTLVTWVLGTKLKLGPYSLPASMGIAVVKTVLVAMFFMHLVEQRGTRRVVLPVSVLFLGLLLGVTLLEAMTRVRMARPDGIDEELEPKRPASTRTVTPGSGAEEPRWMGN, encoded by the coding sequence ATGGCGAAGACGAGATCCACCTGGGGTTACGTGGGGGTCTGGGTGGTGCTGGTGGTGTTGACGTTGGTGACGTGGGTGCTGGGAACGAAGCTGAAACTGGGCCCGTACTCGCTGCCGGCGTCGATGGGAATCGCGGTGGTGAAGACGGTGCTGGTGGCGATGTTCTTCATGCACCTGGTGGAGCAGCGGGGGACGAGGCGGGTGGTGCTGCCAGTGTCGGTGCTGTTCCTGGGGCTGCTGTTAGGAGTGACGCTGCTGGAGGCGATGACCCGCGTCCGGATGGCGAGGCCGGACGGAATCGACGAGGAGCTGGAGCCCAAGCGGCCAGCGTCAACGAGGACGGTCACACCGGGCTCAGGCGCCGAGGAACCCAGGTGGATGGGAAACTGA
- a CDS encoding cytochrome c oxidase subunit 3, producing the protein MPTETSPWEEHFGSRENQSKAAQLGMWLFLGSEVLLFTNLFVGYGVYRYYYPEVFVEASKHLAAGWATVQTLLLVTSSLFVALAVHYIRQGRQFLTALVLLVAMGMGVGFLGIKGWEYWKHWTEGALPGEYYRLEDLPVQGGSLFFTLYFLLTGLHAVHMLVALGLLGWLVWGAVSGKYTAEYHIPVEVGGLYWHLVDVFWLFIYPLLYLVE; encoded by the coding sequence GTGCCTACTGAAACGAGCCCATGGGAGGAGCACTTCGGGAGCCGGGAGAACCAGAGCAAGGCGGCGCAGCTGGGGATGTGGCTGTTCCTGGGCTCGGAGGTGTTGCTCTTCACGAACCTGTTCGTGGGGTACGGCGTCTACCGGTACTACTACCCGGAGGTGTTCGTCGAGGCGAGCAAGCACCTGGCGGCGGGGTGGGCGACGGTGCAGACGCTGTTGCTGGTGACGAGCAGCCTCTTCGTGGCGTTGGCGGTGCATTACATCCGTCAGGGGAGACAATTCCTGACGGCGCTGGTGCTGCTGGTGGCGATGGGGATGGGGGTGGGGTTCCTCGGCATCAAGGGCTGGGAGTACTGGAAGCACTGGACGGAGGGAGCGCTGCCCGGGGAGTACTACCGGCTGGAGGACTTGCCGGTGCAGGGAGGGAGCCTGTTCTTCACGCTCTATTTCCTGCTCACGGGGCTGCACGCGGTGCACATGTTGGTGGCGTTGGGGCTGTTGGGGTGGCTGGTATGGGGAGCAGTGTCTGGGAAATACACGGCCGAGTACCACATCCCGGTGGAGGTGGGAGGGCTGTACTGGCACCTGGTGGATGTCTTCTGGCTGTTCATCTACCCGTTGCTGTACCTGGTGGAGTGA
- a CDS encoding cbb3-type cytochrome c oxidase subunit I — MNPSAGSSQPDITYLNHETTVSSWLLTRDHKRIGVMFLVLVILALLLGGVFAMVLRIELLTPGPTIISAMTYNRMFTLHGVTMVWLFMIPAIPSAFGNFVLPIMLGAKDVAFPRLNLASVYIYVAGAGLTLFGMLWSGADTGWTFYTPYSTTSPTAVAPILLGVFVIGFSTIITGLNFITTVHTLRAPGMHWSRIPLFVWALYGTSIIQVVATPVLGMVLLLVCFERVFGVGLFDPARGGDPVLFQHMFWFYSHPAVYIMVLPAMGVITEVVCAFSRKNIFGYKMIAASTFGIAFVGFFSWGHHMFVSGQSTFGSGVFGVLSMLVAIFTAIKIFNWVATMYGGSIDLKVPLLYVLGFIFLLMFGGMTGVAVATTSLDVHWHDTYFIVAHFHYIMVGAVLMAFLAALHYWWPKMFGRVYPERWSFLAASTIIFGFIVTFLPQFLLGNLGMPRRYYQYPAELQWLNVLSTAGASLLAFGFSLIAVYLLWSLRYGEASAANPWGSKGYEWHSGSPPAPHNFTEAPRFEREVHDYTVPEAPRAY, encoded by the coding sequence ATGAACCCATCGGCGGGAAGTAGTCAGCCGGACATCACCTATCTGAACCACGAGACGACGGTGAGCTCGTGGCTGCTGACGCGAGACCACAAGCGCATTGGCGTGATGTTCCTGGTGCTGGTCATCCTGGCGTTGCTGCTGGGGGGCGTGTTCGCGATGGTGCTGCGAATCGAGCTGCTCACGCCGGGGCCCACCATCATCAGCGCGATGACGTACAACCGGATGTTCACCCTGCACGGGGTGACGATGGTGTGGCTGTTCATGATTCCGGCGATTCCCTCGGCGTTCGGGAACTTCGTGCTGCCGATCATGCTGGGGGCGAAGGACGTGGCGTTCCCGAGGCTGAACCTGGCGTCGGTGTACATCTACGTGGCGGGAGCGGGGCTGACGCTGTTCGGGATGCTGTGGAGTGGGGCGGACACGGGGTGGACGTTCTACACGCCGTACAGCACGACCTCGCCGACGGCGGTGGCGCCCATCCTGTTGGGGGTGTTCGTCATCGGGTTCTCGACGATCATCACGGGGCTGAACTTCATCACCACGGTGCACACGCTGCGAGCGCCGGGGATGCATTGGAGCCGCATTCCGCTGTTCGTGTGGGCGCTCTACGGCACGTCGATCATCCAGGTGGTGGCCACGCCGGTGTTGGGGATGGTGCTGCTGCTGGTGTGCTTCGAGCGGGTATTCGGGGTGGGGCTCTTCGACCCGGCGAGGGGAGGGGACCCGGTGCTGTTCCAGCACATGTTCTGGTTCTACTCGCACCCGGCGGTCTACATCATGGTGCTGCCGGCGATGGGGGTGATTACCGAGGTGGTGTGTGCCTTCAGCCGGAAGAACATCTTCGGCTACAAGATGATCGCCGCGTCGACGTTTGGGATTGCGTTCGTGGGGTTCTTCTCGTGGGGGCACCACATGTTCGTCTCGGGCCAGTCGACGTTTGGCTCGGGGGTATTCGGGGTGTTGAGCATGCTGGTGGCCATCTTCACGGCCATCAAGATCTTCAACTGGGTGGCGACGATGTACGGGGGGAGCATCGACCTGAAGGTGCCGTTGCTCTACGTGTTGGGGTTCATCTTCCTGCTGATGTTCGGGGGGATGACGGGGGTGGCGGTGGCGACGACGTCGCTGGACGTGCACTGGCACGACACGTACTTCATCGTGGCGCACTTCCACTACATCATGGTGGGGGCGGTGCTGATGGCGTTCCTGGCGGCGCTGCACTACTGGTGGCCGAAGATGTTCGGGAGGGTGTACCCGGAGCGCTGGTCGTTCCTGGCGGCGAGCACCATCATCTTCGGCTTCATCGTGACGTTCCTGCCGCAGTTCCTGTTGGGGAACCTGGGGATGCCGAGGCGCTACTACCAGTACCCGGCGGAGCTGCAGTGGCTGAACGTGTTGAGCACGGCGGGGGCGTCGCTGTTGGCGTTCGGGTTCTCGCTCATCGCCGTCTACCTGCTGTGGTCGCTGAGGTACGGCGAGGCGAGCGCGGCGAACCCATGGGGCTCGAAGGGGTACGAGTGGCACAGCGGGTCGCCACCGGCGCCGCACAACTTCACGGAAGCACCGCGCTTCGAGCGCGAGGTCCACGACTACACCGTGCCCGAGGCGCCGCGTGCCTACTGA
- the coxB gene encoding cytochrome c oxidase subunit II, whose translation MNELFRRMLFLPEQASTVAKDVDQLHYVIITTTMVAATLIFGTAAYFLIRFRRRSETEVTRKVEGTLGWEVLFVGLPLGTFLVWFFVGYHDFIRMQTPPPDAMDVYVVGKQWMWKFTYPEGPNAMGVLRVPVGKPVRLLLTSRDVIHSFYVPAFRIKQDAVPGAYTQTWFEVTKPGSYRVMCAEYCGLKHSEMWAEVLALSPEDYEAWMQEQRRGLVSRRDASPSAPEREEPYKPARQAARYDAQEPHGEVMYGERGTLAERGERVAAERGCLKCHTVDGTAHIGPTWRGLYGRRERLTTGETVVADEAYLTESMMKPQERLVEGFAPVMPTYLGELEAAEVAALVEYIKTLRGARLETIRSEGPVYEPIGGK comes from the coding sequence GTGAACGAGCTGTTCCGGCGGATGTTGTTCCTGCCGGAGCAGGCGTCCACGGTGGCGAAGGACGTGGACCAGCTGCACTACGTCATCATCACGACGACGATGGTGGCGGCGACGCTCATCTTCGGGACGGCGGCGTACTTCCTCATCCGGTTCCGGAGACGCTCGGAGACGGAGGTGACGAGGAAGGTGGAGGGGACGCTGGGGTGGGAGGTGCTCTTCGTGGGGCTGCCGCTGGGCACGTTCCTGGTGTGGTTCTTCGTGGGGTACCACGACTTCATCCGGATGCAGACGCCGCCGCCGGACGCGATGGACGTGTACGTGGTGGGCAAGCAGTGGATGTGGAAGTTCACCTATCCCGAGGGCCCCAACGCGATGGGAGTGCTCCGGGTGCCGGTGGGCAAGCCGGTGAGGCTGTTGCTGACGAGCCGGGACGTCATCCATTCCTTCTACGTGCCGGCGTTCCGCATCAAGCAGGACGCGGTGCCGGGGGCCTATACGCAGACCTGGTTCGAGGTGACGAAGCCGGGGAGCTACCGGGTGATGTGCGCGGAGTACTGCGGGCTGAAGCACTCGGAGATGTGGGCGGAGGTTCTGGCGTTGTCGCCGGAGGACTACGAGGCGTGGATGCAGGAGCAGCGCCGGGGCCTGGTGTCCCGCCGGGACGCGAGCCCGAGTGCCCCCGAGCGGGAGGAGCCCTACAAACCCGCGAGGCAGGCGGCGCGGTACGACGCGCAGGAGCCGCACGGGGAGGTGATGTACGGCGAGCGGGGGACGTTGGCGGAGCGGGGTGAGCGGGTGGCGGCGGAGAGGGGTTGCCTGAAGTGCCACACGGTGGATGGGACGGCGCACATCGGGCCGACGTGGCGGGGGCTGTACGGGAGGCGCGAGCGGCTGACGACGGGCGAGACGGTGGTGGCGGACGAGGCGTACCTGACGGAGTCGATGATGAAACCGCAGGAGCGGCTGGTGGAGGGCTTCGCGCCGGTGATGCCGACGTACCTGGGGGAGCTGGAGGCGGCGGAGGTGGCGGCGCTGGTGGAGTACATCAAGACGCTGCGCGGCGCGCGGCTGGAGACCATCCGGTCGGAGGGGCCCGTGTATGAACCCATCGGCGGGAAGTAG
- a CDS encoding c-type cytochrome, whose translation MRRLLLVPLAWVLAGCPVDFQGWGGMKQQPKALPYRESTFFEDERVMRQPPAGTVPRNRRGQDRFFLTGKDAPDGGYVESIPLTLTREWVESGGKSFDIYCATCHGVLGDGVAQVARNMGLREPPSLVDLPEYPDGYYYDVITRGYGLMPAYAEKLTPEQRWAVVAYVRALQESQRAGLEDVPPEARPRLLKEGTP comes from the coding sequence ATGAGGCGCCTGCTCCTCGTACCGCTGGCGTGGGTGCTGGCCGGCTGCCCGGTGGACTTCCAGGGCTGGGGAGGGATGAAGCAGCAGCCCAAGGCGCTGCCGTACCGGGAGAGCACCTTCTTCGAGGACGAGCGGGTGATGCGCCAGCCCCCCGCGGGCACGGTGCCGAGGAACCGGCGAGGCCAGGACCGCTTCTTCCTCACGGGCAAGGACGCGCCGGATGGCGGGTACGTGGAGTCAATCCCTCTCACGCTGACGAGGGAGTGGGTCGAGAGCGGCGGGAAGTCCTTCGACATCTACTGTGCGACGTGCCACGGGGTGTTGGGGGACGGGGTGGCGCAGGTGGCGAGGAACATGGGGCTGCGCGAGCCGCCGTCGCTGGTGGACCTGCCCGAGTACCCGGACGGCTACTACTACGACGTCATCACGCGGGGGTACGGGCTGATGCCGGCGTATGCGGAGAAGCTGACGCCCGAGCAGCGGTGGGCGGTGGTGGCGTACGTGCGAGCGCTCCAGGAGAGCCAGCGAGCGGGGCTGGAGGACGTGCCGCCCGAGGCGAGGCCGCGGCTCCTGAAGGAGGGGACTCCATGA
- a CDS encoding DUF3341 domain-containing protein, producing MRYWVVGEFGSGEEVKAALRRLGELGYAKETLDAFSPYPVEGIEEVLELKPSPLRAWAFVAGLTGAAGAYALQWWTNAVDYPLNVGNRPPHSGPAFVPITFETMVLFAALTLFFGLMWLFRFPRPHHPLFELESFRTASTGGFWVSVTTKRREEAEPVLGHLRELAARNTAVVEEKE from the coding sequence ATGCGCTACTGGGTGGTGGGCGAGTTCGGCTCGGGGGAAGAGGTGAAGGCGGCGCTGCGGCGGCTGGGCGAGCTCGGCTACGCGAAGGAGACGTTGGATGCCTTCTCGCCGTACCCGGTGGAGGGAATCGAGGAGGTGCTGGAGCTGAAGCCCTCGCCGCTGAGGGCATGGGCGTTCGTGGCGGGGCTGACGGGAGCGGCGGGAGCGTACGCGCTGCAGTGGTGGACGAACGCGGTGGACTACCCGCTCAACGTGGGGAACCGCCCGCCGCACTCGGGGCCGGCCTTCGTGCCCATCACCTTCGAGACGATGGTGCTGTTCGCGGCGCTGACGCTCTTCTTCGGGTTGATGTGGCTGTTCCGCTTCCCGAGGCCGCACCATCCGCTCTTCGAGCTGGAGTCCTTCCGGACGGCGTCGACGGGAGGCTTCTGGGTGAGCGTCACGACGAAGCGGCGGGAGGAGGCGGAGCCGGTGCTGGGCCACCTGCGCGAGCTGGCGGCGAGGAACACGGCGGTGGTGGAGGAGAAGGAATGA
- the nrfD gene encoding NrfD/PsrC family molybdoenzyme membrane anchor subunit, translated as MAEGRASETPTRDALSPLPLIEGAQSAESLTASLLHPIERKAGRVWWALFFLTLGGTGVFGLAIAVTLARGIGAWGNNVPVAWAFGIIDFVWWIGFGHAGTLISAILVLFQQKWRASVNRFAEAMTLFAVTQAMLFPLLHLGRPWLAYWLVPYPSTMDIWPQFKSALPWDMVAITTYLLVSLMFWYLGLLPDLASARDRATTPRRQFWYGLASLGWTGSARHWHHWRTAYLLLAGLATPLVLSVHTIVSFDFAIAQVPGWHSTIFPPYFVAGAIFSGLALVLTLLLPVRRPLGLHHVITNKHVDILTKLLLATGLMVSYGYLQEHFFAWYSGDEYEMAAYAFKRTGTWGWLFWVQMCTNVLVPQLFWFPKLRHNLVVVWFAALAVDVGMWLERFTIIVPSLAHDFLPRSWEHYSPTWVDFGLLFGSMGFFGLLFLLFLKFIPPVPISEVKELHHELDHALREKGA; from the coding sequence ATGGCTGAGGGCCGGGCTTCGGAGACACCCACGAGGGACGCACTGAGTCCCCTCCCGCTCATCGAGGGGGCCCAGAGCGCGGAGAGCCTGACGGCCTCCCTGCTGCACCCCATCGAGCGGAAGGCGGGCCGGGTGTGGTGGGCGCTGTTCTTCCTGACGCTGGGAGGGACGGGAGTCTTCGGGCTGGCCATCGCGGTGACGCTGGCGAGGGGCATTGGAGCGTGGGGCAACAACGTGCCGGTGGCGTGGGCGTTCGGCATCATCGACTTCGTGTGGTGGATTGGCTTCGGGCACGCGGGGACGCTGATCTCCGCCATCCTGGTGCTCTTCCAGCAGAAGTGGCGGGCGTCGGTGAACCGCTTCGCCGAGGCGATGACGCTCTTCGCGGTGACGCAGGCAATGCTCTTCCCGCTGCTGCACCTGGGGAGGCCGTGGCTCGCCTACTGGCTGGTGCCCTACCCGAGCACGATGGACATCTGGCCGCAGTTCAAGAGTGCGCTGCCGTGGGACATGGTGGCCATCACCACGTACCTGCTGGTGTCGCTGATGTTCTGGTACCTGGGGCTGCTGCCGGACCTCGCGTCGGCACGAGACAGGGCGACGACACCACGCAGACAGTTCTGGTACGGGCTGGCCTCGCTGGGGTGGACGGGCTCGGCGAGACACTGGCACCACTGGCGCACGGCGTACCTGCTGCTGGCGGGGCTGGCGACGCCGCTGGTGCTCAGCGTGCACACGATTGTCAGCTTCGACTTCGCGATCGCCCAGGTGCCGGGGTGGCACTCGACCATCTTCCCGCCGTACTTCGTGGCGGGGGCCATCTTCTCGGGGCTCGCGCTGGTGCTGACGCTGCTCCTCCCGGTGCGCCGGCCGCTCGGGCTGCACCATGTGATCACGAACAAGCACGTGGACATCCTGACGAAGCTGCTGCTGGCCACGGGGCTGATGGTCTCGTACGGCTACCTGCAGGAGCACTTCTTCGCCTGGTACAGCGGCGACGAGTACGAGATGGCCGCGTATGCCTTCAAGCGCACGGGCACGTGGGGGTGGCTCTTCTGGGTGCAGATGTGCACCAACGTGCTGGTGCCGCAGCTCTTCTGGTTCCCCAAGCTGCGCCACAATCTGGTGGTGGTGTGGTTCGCCGCGCTGGCGGTGGACGTGGGCATGTGGCTGGAGCGCTTCACCATCATCGTGCCGTCGCTGGCGCATGACTTCCTGCCGCGCAGCTGGGAGCACTACTCGCCCACGTGGGTGGACTTCGGGCTGCTGTTCGGCTCGATGGGCTTCTTCGGGCTGCTGTTCCTGCTCTTCCTGAAGTTCATCCCGCCGGTGCCCATCAGCGAGGTGAAGGAGCTGCACCACGAGCTGGACCACGCCCTGCGCGAGAAGGGGGCCTGA